Proteins found in one Rhodovulum sp. MB263 genomic segment:
- a CDS encoding putative zinc-binding metallopeptidase yields MRRYHCPSCGAEIWFHNTACLSCGTGLAFLTGRGFGPLGTGGTSACANRAVIGCNWAATGPGGLCLSCAQSTVIPDLSVPGNGRRWARIERDKRALIRMLDALGLPLRDAAGAPAPVFELRGDPIGPAPGPKVITGHAHGTITLNIAEADDAERERIRAEMGEPYRTLAGHLRHEVAHHYWDVLVASDPGALDRLRPIFGDERADYGAALERHYREGPPPGWEATHVTAYATSHPWEDFADTWAHLFNILDSMETALAYELLHDDGLQGLEIAALAALPVGRLAERWIALSVALNAVNEAMGHGSFNPFVLRPAVLEKLEAVRRLLPVAN; encoded by the coding sequence ATGCGGCGGTATCATTGCCCGTCCTGCGGGGCGGAGATCTGGTTTCACAACACCGCCTGTCTGAGCTGCGGGACCGGGCTGGCATTTCTGACCGGGCGGGGCTTCGGTCCGCTCGGCACCGGCGGGACATCCGCCTGCGCCAATCGTGCGGTCATCGGCTGCAACTGGGCGGCGACAGGGCCCGGCGGATTGTGCCTGTCCTGCGCGCAGAGCACGGTGATCCCGGATCTGTCGGTGCCGGGCAATGGCCGGCGCTGGGCCCGGATCGAGCGCGACAAGCGGGCGCTGATCCGCATGCTCGATGCGCTGGGGCTGCCGCTTCGCGACGCGGCCGGGGCACCCGCCCCGGTCTTCGAGCTGCGCGGCGATCCGATCGGCCCGGCGCCGGGGCCGAAGGTGATCACCGGCCATGCCCATGGCACGATCACGCTCAACATCGCCGAGGCCGACGATGCCGAGCGCGAGCGCATCCGCGCCGAGATGGGCGAGCCCTATCGCACGCTCGCGGGCCATCTTCGCCACGAGGTGGCGCATCACTACTGGGACGTCCTGGTGGCCTCCGATCCGGGCGCGCTCGACCGGCTCCGCCCGATCTTCGGCGACGAGCGGGCCGATTACGGGGCGGCGCTGGAGCGGCATTACCGCGAGGGCCCGCCGCCGGGCTGGGAGGCGACCCATGTCACCGCCTATGCCACCTCTCATCCCTGGGAGGATTTCGCCGATACCTGGGCGCATCTTTTCAACATCCTCGACAGCATGGAGACGGCGCTGGCCTATGAGCTTCTGCATGATGACGGCCTGCAGGGGCTGGAGATCGCGGCCCTGGCCGCGCTGCCGGTCGGGCGGCTGGCCGAGCGCTGGATTGCGCTTTCGGTCGCGCTGAACGCGGTCAACGAGGCGATGGGGCATGGCAGTTTCAACCCCTTCGTCCTGAGACCGGCGGTCCTGGAAAAGCTCGAGGCGGTCCGGCGGCTTCTGCCGGTCGCGAACTGA
- a CDS encoding mechanosensitive ion channel domain-containing protein, with protein sequence MFLSPLPALAQGAPATPEAPGAEARALIDILRDDSAREALIAELEQAAGRGSPDQEEAAAPPSGAAAPGIGRQVAEATSAAVEDIAARLAAGWAALGRAGQAFDGLDGGTLEAFVAAMRNLLAIVVATVLVQFALRLAVRPLHRRLGRKADGQGPLRRLVSAGLAALLDLGALLLAWASGYALTAAAIGSAGTVGLTQSLYLNAFLVVGVVRLAFAILFAPGAPPLRLLPVSDAGAKRTVALGMTIAGLLAYGHLLAVPVVARDVSTLAAASLGVLITVLALLSLGAFAILYRRPVAHWMLTRLAPPLPSVTETEESPEVWSAPPPEAQTDTQTIAQTNAQTNAQTNAQSEPGTAPGAGAGSVPRRHGRLALALAQNWHWAALAYLAVLAAIVLTGPAGVVLAALAGSARLLAALLLAGVVSAALARAAARGVQLPERLSDRLPLLEPRLNRVIPLAMVALRYLIVLAVALFALDTLGVLAVGSWMESQFGLRMTAALSAVLLILAVAYGLWLAMTSWVDYRLAPASGRSATPREATLLSLLRNALTIVIAVLAAMFCLSEIGLDIGPLLASAGVLGLAIGFGAQKLVQDVITGVFIQLENAMNVGDVVSLGGTTGTVEKLTIRSVSLRDVSGTYHIIPFSSVDMVSNLTRDFSYYVCDMGVAYREDVDEVKTAMEDAFAELGRDPEARAAIRGELEWFGLNSFGDSAVVVRARIRTLPGKQWGIGRAYNGILKRLFDERNIEIPFPHQTITFAEAKDGRTQPVRVINGAAQEAE encoded by the coding sequence TTGTTCCTGTCACCGCTGCCAGCCCTGGCACAGGGCGCGCCCGCCACGCCGGAGGCGCCCGGCGCAGAGGCCCGGGCGCTGATCGACATCCTGCGGGATGACAGCGCCCGCGAAGCGCTGATTGCCGAACTGGAACAGGCCGCCGGGCGCGGGTCGCCGGATCAGGAGGAAGCTGCGGCACCGCCATCCGGGGCGGCCGCGCCGGGCATCGGGCGCCAGGTCGCCGAGGCCACATCGGCCGCCGTCGAGGATATCGCGGCGCGGCTCGCGGCCGGATGGGCCGCGCTCGGCCGGGCCGGGCAGGCCTTCGACGGGCTGGATGGCGGGACCCTCGAGGCCTTCGTGGCCGCGATGCGCAACCTGCTGGCGATTGTCGTGGCGACGGTTCTGGTGCAATTCGCATTGCGCCTTGCCGTCAGGCCGCTGCACCGGAGGCTGGGGCGGAAGGCGGACGGACAGGGGCCGCTGCGCAGGCTGGTCTCGGCGGGCCTCGCGGCGCTGCTCGATCTCGGCGCGCTGCTTCTGGCCTGGGCGTCGGGCTATGCGCTTACGGCGGCCGCTATCGGCAGCGCGGGCACGGTCGGGTTGACCCAGTCGCTCTATCTCAATGCCTTCCTCGTCGTCGGGGTGGTGCGTCTGGCCTTCGCCATCCTGTTCGCGCCGGGGGCGCCGCCCTTGCGGCTCCTGCCGGTCTCGGATGCGGGCGCGAAACGGACCGTGGCGCTGGGCATGACGATCGCGGGGCTTCTGGCCTATGGCCATCTGCTGGCGGTGCCGGTGGTGGCGCGCGACGTCTCGACGCTGGCCGCGGCAAGCCTGGGCGTGCTGATCACCGTGCTGGCGCTGCTGTCGCTCGGGGCCTTCGCGATCCTCTATCGCAGGCCGGTCGCGCATTGGATGCTGACCCGGCTGGCCCCGCCGCTTCCCTCTGTCACCGAAACGGAAGAGAGCCCGGAGGTCTGGTCCGCGCCGCCGCCCGAAGCCCAGACCGATACCCAGACAATCGCCCAGACCAATGCCCAGACCAACGCCCAGACCAATGCCCAGTCCGAGCCCGGTACGGCCCCGGGCGCCGGGGCTGGCAGTGTGCCGCGCCGTCATGGGCGGCTGGCGCTCGCCCTTGCGCAGAACTGGCACTGGGCGGCGCTGGCCTATCTGGCGGTCCTCGCCGCGATCGTCCTGACCGGCCCCGCCGGCGTGGTGCTGGCGGCGCTGGCGGGCTCGGCCAGGCTTCTGGCGGCGCTGCTCCTGGCGGGGGTCGTCTCGGCCGCGCTGGCCCGGGCCGCGGCGCGTGGCGTGCAGCTTCCGGAGCGGCTCAGCGACCGGCTGCCGTTGCTCGAGCCGCGTCTGAACCGCGTGATCCCGCTGGCCATGGTGGCGCTGCGTTACCTGATCGTGCTGGCGGTGGCCCTTTTCGCGCTGGATACGCTCGGGGTTCTGGCGGTCGGGTCCTGGATGGAAAGCCAGTTCGGGCTGCGGATGACGGCGGCGCTGAGCGCGGTCCTGCTCATCCTCGCGGTGGCCTACGGGCTCTGGCTCGCGATGACCTCCTGGGTCGATTACCGGCTGGCCCCGGCGTCCGGCCGGAGCGCGACGCCGCGCGAGGCGACGCTGCTGTCGCTGTTGCGCAATGCGCTGACGATCGTGATCGCGGTGCTGGCGGCGATGTTCTGCCTGTCCGAGATCGGGCTCGATATCGGCCCGCTTCTGGCCTCGGCCGGGGTGCTGGGGCTGGCCATCGGCTTCGGCGCGCAGAAGCTCGTGCAGGATGTCATCACCGGCGTCTTCATCCAGCTCGAGAACGCCATGAATGTCGGCGATGTGGTCAGCCTCGGCGGCACCACCGGCACGGTCGAGAAGCTCACGATCCGCTCGGTAAGCCTGCGCGACGTGAGCGGAACCTATCACATCATCCCGTTCTCCTCGGTCGACATGGTCTCGAACCTGACCCGCGATTTCTCGTATTACGTCTGCGACATGGGCGTGGCCTATCGCGAGGATGTCGACGAGGTGAAGACAGCGATGGAAGATGCCTTCGCCGAGCTCGGACGCGATCCCGAGGCGCGGGCCGCGATCCGGGGCGAGCTGGAATGGTTCGGGCTGAACAGCTTCGGCGACAGTGCCGTGGTCGTCCGGGCGCGGATCCGGACCCTGCCGGGCAAGCAATGGGGCATCGGGCGGGCCTATAACGGCATTCTCAAGCGGCTCTTCGACGAGCGCAATATCGAGATCCCCTTCCCGCATCAGACCATCACCTTCGCCGAGGCCAAGGATGGCCGCACCCAGCCGGTGCGGGTCATCAACGGCGCGGCGCAGGAGGCAGAGTAG
- a CDS encoding FAD/NAD(P)-binding protein gives MPQPTDRAGNRPAIAFPSSAQPRPLQPRPLRLAIAGMGPRGLGALEALIAALAARLPQERHAVTLDIFEPGPWPGAGPNFDPCQSPLMLLNIPIRAVRIAPPGPAPARVSSFESWLSSPPDNERFPARAELGAYLAARFRTLAATLPGQVALSRHETAILGLERSGSGWYLESEAGRFGPYDEVLLAPGQPRSAPDPQLARWQGHARRTAATLLPAYPADRLLKVAEDWAGASVAIRGLGLSTLDAVRLLTLGLGGRFEDGRYRPSGREPARLLPFSLNGLPPWPKPASAGIDARFAPLPPESRAFEAALDRALGAAPEAALEAISAALEPAARRVLAATGGDTGGVAAWLAAERASAASQETRNATGLLRDGLAMARGSLPPSAGYAIGQIWRHWQNALRRGVNPGATSPGTVAALIGFDEGLKRYSYGPPAETAEELLILIEAGIVDLRTVDDPDILLTPEGWQLLEEDDSARVPVMVDAVLPSPALERLEEPVLAGLRDAGRVAAMSEGLGVSTRPDAQVIDASGQVQAGLCLLGRAALGSVIAVDSIHDCFGASAHRWAEGVLERAAPGAARTAGPA, from the coding sequence ATGCCCCAGCCAACCGACCGCGCCGGAAACCGCCCCGCCATCGCTTTCCCCAGTTCGGCCCAGCCACGCCCGCTCCAGCCACGCCCGCTCAGGCTTGCCATCGCGGGAATGGGTCCGCGCGGTCTTGGCGCGCTCGAGGCCCTGATCGCGGCACTGGCGGCCCGGCTGCCGCAGGAGCGCCATGCCGTCACGCTCGACATCTTCGAGCCCGGCCCCTGGCCCGGCGCCGGGCCCAATTTCGACCCGTGCCAAAGCCCGCTGATGCTTCTGAACATCCCGATCCGGGCAGTCCGGATCGCCCCGCCCGGCCCGGCACCGGCGCGGGTTTCCTCTTTCGAGAGCTGGCTGTCATCGCCGCCCGACAACGAACGCTTTCCCGCGCGGGCCGAACTTGGCGCCTATCTGGCGGCAAGGTTCCGGACGCTGGCGGCGACCCTGCCCGGGCAGGTCGCGCTCAGCCGGCACGAGACCGCGATCCTCGGGCTGGAGCGGAGCGGATCCGGCTGGTATCTCGAAAGCGAGGCCGGGCGCTTCGGCCCTTATGACGAGGTGCTGCTGGCGCCCGGCCAGCCCCGCAGCGCGCCCGACCCGCAGCTTGCACGCTGGCAGGGCCATGCCCGGCGGACGGCGGCGACGCTGTTGCCCGCCTATCCGGCCGACCGGCTGCTGAAGGTGGCCGAAGACTGGGCCGGCGCCTCGGTCGCGATCCGGGGGCTGGGGCTCTCGACCCTCGATGCGGTGCGGCTGCTGACGCTGGGGCTCGGCGGCCGGTTCGAGGACGGACGCTATCGGCCCTCGGGGCGCGAGCCCGCGCGGCTTCTGCCCTTCTCGCTGAACGGCCTGCCGCCCTGGCCCAAGCCTGCCAGCGCCGGGATCGACGCCCGTTTCGCGCCCCTGCCCCCGGAGAGCCGCGCCTTCGAAGCCGCACTGGACCGCGCGCTGGGCGCCGCGCCCGAGGCCGCGCTCGAGGCCATCTCGGCCGCACTCGAACCCGCTGCCCGCCGGGTGCTGGCTGCAACGGGCGGCGACACGGGCGGGGTCGCGGCATGGCTTGCGGCAGAACGCGCCTCCGCCGCCTCGCAAGAGACCCGCAACGCGACCGGGCTGCTGCGCGACGGGCTTGCCATGGCGCGGGGCAGCCTGCCGCCATCGGCGGGCTATGCCATCGGGCAGATCTGGCGGCACTGGCAGAACGCGCTGCGGCGGGGCGTCAATCCCGGCGCCACCAGCCCCGGGACGGTCGCGGCGCTGATCGGTTTCGACGAGGGGCTCAAGCGCTATTCCTACGGCCCGCCCGCCGAAACGGCCGAGGAGCTCCTGATCCTGATCGAGGCCGGGATCGTCGATCTGAGAACGGTCGACGACCCCGACATCCTGCTGACGCCCGAGGGCTGGCAACTGCTCGAGGAGGATGACAGCGCCCGGGTCCCGGTCATGGTTGACGCGGTGCTGCCCTCGCCCGCGCTCGAGCGGCTGGAAGAGCCCGTCCTGGCCGGCCTGCGCGATGCCGGACGGGTCGCGGCCATGAGCGAGGGCCTGGGCGTCAGCACCCGGCCCGACGCACAGGTCATCGACGCAAGCGGGCAGGTACAGGCCGGGCTGTGCCTGCTTGGCCGGGCCGCGCTCGGCAGCGTGATCGCGGTCGACTCGATCCATGACTGTTTTGGCGCCTCCGCCCATCGCTGGGCCGAGGGCGTTCTGGAGCGGGCCGCGCCCGGCGCTGCGCGCACCGCCGGTCCGGCCTGA
- a CDS encoding TetR/AcrR family transcriptional regulator, whose translation MRSDKRDELVRKALDIFYRDGFHATGLDRLSDETGISKTTMFRHFRSKDDLILATMQRRDERVRAWLHSRMEAAGPPWARLMALYDALGEWVAEPGFRSCLFLRAAAEYPDPAHPIHRMASGHKRRLARQVEGVAAEAGTPDPGRLSRALLMLKDGAALAAHLGHADDPVADARAGAEAILAATLPAPRRGPLPETRTGAPP comes from the coding sequence ATGCGTTCTGACAAGCGCGACGAACTGGTGCGAAAGGCACTCGACATCTTCTATCGCGACGGCTTCCACGCCACCGGGCTGGACCGTCTCTCGGACGAGACCGGGATCTCGAAAACCACGATGTTCCGGCATTTCCGCAGCAAGGACGACCTGATCCTGGCCACGATGCAGCGGCGCGACGAGCGCGTCCGGGCCTGGCTGCACAGCCGGATGGAGGCCGCCGGGCCGCCCTGGGCCCGGCTGATGGCGCTTTACGACGCCCTCGGCGAGTGGGTGGCCGAGCCGGGGTTCCGGTCCTGCCTCTTTCTGCGTGCGGCGGCCGAATATCCCGATCCGGCGCATCCGATCCATCGCATGGCCTCCGGGCACAAGCGCCGCCTCGCCCGGCAGGTCGAAGGCGTGGCGGCCGAGGCCGGCACGCCCGATCCGGGCCGGCTGAGCCGGGCGCTCCTGATGCTGAAGGACGGTGCCGCCCTCGCCGCGCATCTGGGCCATGCCGACGACCCCGTCGCCGATGCCCGCGCAGGCGCCGAGGCGATACTGGCCGCCACCCTGCCCGCCCCGCGGCGCGGCCCCCTGCCGGAGACCCGGACCGGCGCGCCGCCCTGA